The Podospora pseudocomata strain CBS 415.72m chromosome 3, whole genome shotgun sequence genome window below encodes:
- a CDS encoding hypothetical protein (EggNog:ENOG503NXH0; COG:B): MEALLEGGGPVLPRTPSVTSSTVLDPTVQPKSVKRPRPVKSCVECRKRKLKCDRVAPCSQCQKSRRPCRYTDQENGGGSDGSDGESAERPVKRPQHLASINDGDYPRPFSQSNGMEHYHKPQVGLDEMAARLERLERIITEKSSPTFPYRQSMAIQSRPFNPGFRFPSPQGLDSTQVLLNIFDEADDLLRTMARTDHLRGPFARLQNACRVLKKEHHKALEPITVYVDSMMPIQKRMNDVLPPRSVCDRLVNQYFVVSEGLYRMVHVSSFHQEYAQYWDKRGCSESFLPRLLCMISIAARFGTDSRGLGQDRFTSVNIPTACILVRHWLDDLRRKQITDLTTLQTELLLLHAERTICPHQRSSWTQLGYIIRMAMTMDLHRDPSELPPSSPFIGEMRRRLWYTLLEMDLHISLMCALPFAIRAGEYSCKPPSNLDDGSLSPTTPSLPPSLPLDHSTSNRLQAYTSRTLPARIEAAALISHLPTLDSYQPILSAGQNLENLLSDIAALFPRHASLNPENIHKEWRHRALLDMHVRRPLLALYRPFALGLLSDPSSCPPNIELSYLKSAMAILTYADEIDPRSPGYEEVVAMYLFVMKKDIVEAGLGVCAYIKRAQQHQQQQRNNSQISQNSDGEPWHHPQVAYPRQYQHRHSQSNSHNPYDEDLLSVVGTGARGPSYPWSAVTMAQTVERTLDRLVTLIPDASSDVNEIVALGVVLSSVWPGTMDEKMQKMQRMVGRVQDIVGGALAKMGISASAVQHQPAPPPGYAKLAAGVGGPPVTNGYVNDGMNHDDGVLNWEHFLERWDTLAGSPLIPPPGPQLQAQHQQQHREYTAASGLRN, encoded by the exons ATGGAAGCACTGCTCGAAGGTGGAGGTCCTGTGTTGCCTAGAACACCGTCCGTAACCTCGTCGACCGTACTAGATCCAACAGTCCAGCCAAAGAGCGTCAAGCGCCCTCGACCAGTCAAGTCTTGTGTCGAATGCCG CAAGCGCAAGTTGAAGTGTGATCGAGTAGCACCATGTTCTCAGTGTCAGAAGTCCCGAAGGCCTTGTCGATATACTGACCAGGAGAATGGTGGTGGCTCAGACGGGTCTGATGGAGAATCGGCTGAAAGACCGGTCAAACGCCCTCAACACCTTGCCAGCATCAATGATGGAGATTATCCTCGACCATTCTCGCAATCCAACGGCATGGAGCACTACCATAAGCCTCAGGTCGGCCTGGACGAGATGGCAGCACGGCTGGAGCGCCTCGAGAGGATCATCACAGAAAAGTCTTCGCCAACATTTCCCTACCGACAGTCAATGGCCATTCAGAGCCGTCCATTCAACCCAGGTTTCCGGTTCCCAAGTCCCCAAGGTCTGGACAGCACGCAGGTTCTGCTGAATATT TTCGACGAGGCCGATGATCTTCTGAGAACCATGGCGAGAACAGATCACCTGCGGGGACCCTTTGCCCGCCTACAGAACGCATGCCGAGTGCTGAAAAAGGAACACCACAAGGCTCTCGAGCCCATCACCGTCTATGTCGATTCCATGATGCCAATTCAGAAACGCATGAACGATGTTTTACCACCACGATCAGTCTGCGACAGGCTCGTCAATCAGTATTTTGTCGTTTCTGAAGGCTTGTATCGGATGGTCCACGTCTCGTCTTTCCACCAGGAATATGCCCAGTACTGGGATAAACGAGGCTGTAGCGAAAGCTTTCTTCCTCGGTTGCTCTGCATGATCAGCATCGCGGCTCGCTTTGGGACAGATTCTCGAGGTTTAGGGCAGGATAGATTCACCAGCGTCAACATCCCCACTGCCTGCATATTGGTCAGGCACTGGCTAGATGATCTTCGAAGAAAACAAATCACCGACTTGACCACTCTCCAGAccgagctcctccttctccacgCCGAACGAACCATCTGCCCCCACCAACGCTCCTCCTGGACGCAATTAGGCTACATAATTCGCATGGCCATGACGATGGACCTCCACCGAGACCCTTCTGAGCTTCCCCCGTCAAGTCCTTTCATCGGCGAGATGCGCCGACGACTGTGGTACACTCTGCTTGAAATGGACCTCCACATTTCGTTGATGTGCGCCCTTCCGTTTGCCATCCGGGCGGGTGAATACAGCTGCAAACCACCCTCCAATCTCGACGATGGCTCTCTCTCCCCTACGACGCCTAGTTTGCCGCCGTCACTCCCACTCGACCACTCTACGAGTAACCGCCTTCAAGCCTACACCTCCCGAACTCTCCCAGCTAGAATCGAAGCCGCAGCCTTGATATCCCATCTTCCAACCCTCGACTCTTACCAACCTATCCTGTCCGCTGGCCAGAACCTCGAaaacctcctctccgacattgccgccctcttcccaaGACACGCCTCTCTCAACCCAGAAAACATCCACAAAGAATGGCGACACCGAGCCTTGTTGGATATGCACGTCCGCCGACCATTACTAGCATTATACCGCCCCTTCGCTCTAGGGCTCCTCTCCGACCCGAGCAGTTGCCCGCCAAACATTGAGCTCTCGTACCTCAAATCAGCAATGGCAATCTTGACCTATGCCGATGAGATCGACCCCAGGAGTCCAGGCTACGAAGAAGTGGTGGCGATGTACCTGTTTGTCATGAAAAAGGACATTGTGGaggctgggttgggtgtgTGTGCTTACATCAAGCGagcacagcagcaccaacagcaacagaggAATAATTCACAGATATCGCAGAATTCGGACGGTGAGCCCTGGCATCACCCGCAGGTGGCGTACCCTCGGCAGTATCAGCATCGGCATTCCCAGAGCAACAGCCACAATCCTTACGACGAAGACCTGCTCAGTGTTGTTGGCACGGGGGCGAGAGGGCCGAGCTACCCCTGGTCAGCGGTAACAATGGCACAAACAGTCGAGCGAACCCTCGACCGGCTTGTGACCCTGATCCCAGACGCCAGCAGCGACGTCAACGAGATTGTggcgttgggggtggtgcttAGCTCTGTTTGGCCGGGGACGATGGATGAAAAGATGCAGAAGATGCAGAGAATGGTTGGGAGAGTGCAAGATATTGTGGGGGGTGCTCTAGCCAAGATGGGGATCTCGGCGAGTGCGGTCCAGCAccaaccagctcctcctccgggtTATGCAAAACTGGCGGCGGGAGTGGGGGGTCCGCCTGTGACGAATGGTTATGTGAATGATGGG ATGAATCACGACGACGGTGTCTTGAACTGGGAACACTTCCTCGAGAGATGGGATACTTTGGCGGGCTCGCCCTTGATACCCCCGCCTGGACCGCAGTTACAAGcgcaacatcaacagcagcataGAGAGTACACGGCGGCGTCGGGATTGAGGAACTAA
- the ATX1 gene encoding Cytosolic copper metallochaperone (COG:E; EggNog:ENOG503P6PM) — MADVATAATPDVPNGQEHKYHFNIVMSCGGCSGAVDRVLKKLEGVKSYTVSLETQTATVIAEDSLPYEKVLKTIAKTGKKVTKGEADGEERSVEVPKDE; from the exons atggCCGACGTTGCTACCGCCGCCACTCCCGACGTCCCTAACGGACAGGAGCACAAGTACCACTTTAACATTGTCATGAGCTGCGGCGGCTGCTCCGGTGCTGTGGACAGGGTtttgaagaagctcgagg GCGTCAAATCCTATACCGTCTCCCTCGAAACCCAAACAGCCACCGTCATCGCAGAGGACTCTCTCCCCTACGAAAAAGTCCTCAAGACCATCGCCAAGACGGGCAAAAAAGTCACAAAGGGCGAGGCCGACGGCGAGGAGAGGAGCGTCGAGGTTCCCAAGGATGAGTAG